ATAAAGAATAACGTTTACCTTTGCCATAAGATCACAACGTAATTTATTAGTAGTTTCTATCATAAAAGCTATGGTTTACATAGCTCAGGATTTATAATCTTTCATAGCACGTCCTTGCAAAACGATCAAAGTGTGCTAATGTCATATTTTACAAGCAAATAAACGTGACACGTCACTTCAACATCCAGTGCATGATTTTTAGTATACGCACTTTAGGTTTAAAggacatttatttctcattaaaaaccttacagtcacttacatgagaaattaattaggtaggtaatttacaAGTTGTCCAATAGCCAGTACAAGCAGATGTACTTCTGGGGGAACCGTCCTAACAAACACATAGTAACTACTTACGGGAACTTTGTTGTACATACGTATAAAAACTTAGTTTTCTAGGTTGACATTTCATCGGTATCTTATGTACTTGGTTGAAATAGGTGTTAGTAATTATAAAAAGATGAATTAATTTCTTCTTAGACGGTCCCGTTCCGAATGTGACGGTGGTAGCGCCGGTGGCTCCGGCGAGAGTGGCGCCACTTCTAGCCAGAGCAAGGGCCCCTCCACCAAGCCGGCCAAGTTCAGGCACAGACCGACCCGCACTGAGGTGACAGAAAACGGACTGAGGTTAGCATTCACCAAGCGACGTGAAGGTTGGAACTAGTTTCGTTCTTAATCACTTACTTCAGACCAAACACCTTTGTATCTTTGTTCCTTTTGCAGAAAACGCAAGAAGGAAACGTTAACGAAAGACAATATAATCAAAAGTTTGGAAccgcaaattaaaaataaagcacTGTTCAAAGTGAATAAAGCTAAAGACTCTGATGATGAAGACTATATGGCTTGGAAAAAGCCTCATGTGGTAGCTCCTATAGTTACATTCACTCCACCGTCTGATAACGCTACGCCCGGCTCGTCTATTAATTTCAAATCTAATATACTCACAAAGAAACATCTAGAGACTTTCAACGTGAGGCAACACCAACAAATTAACGTCGCGAGAGCTATATTTGCCGATGGCGATGACGGTTTTGAAAGTCTCAACGGGTACAATTCGAATGGAAGCGATGGAGACAATCGCATCAAAGAAAATGACGCCAAAACTGCACCCAAAATTGTCGAAGGGGAAATTAAACGAGAATCATCAGACCCTATACCAATACCAGAAGTTATTAAAGTAGTTGCTAATGAAAGTACACCAAATGAAAAAGTTCCTAAAGAAATTAAGAATGAAGACGATGAAAAGTCTTTAGATGCTGAGTCCGATGGTGGTGCGCCTACTAGCAGCCCTAGTGCTCCTAAACGAGTAGGTGTCAGATTTAGAAGTTCTTGGGTAAAAGAAACCATACCTAGAGAATCTAGTGACGACGATTTTGCGTCacttaaaaagaaacaaaaggtaaataatgtttatttattcaaatacgTAATTTTTTATGTCCACATATTATTGCTATTATAAATTATGCACTTGAAATACATTCTCGATATACAACTaactattaatttttataatattaggtgATAGACGGAACGAAATTTCAGCACAGCAAGACAGGTAGATATAGGGCATATCGTTTGAAATGACAAATCATATGCTATACTTTAACACAGACATTGCTTGATACTCTTTGATTGTTCgaatattttgttacatttgtCAACAAATGTTTCGTCTCAAAATTGTGACGCAACCAAGTCAATAAACTAACATTTTATTCGTAAAGGAGTTGCAAAAAAGAGCATACAACTCATTTTAGCATGAAAGGGTAAAAACtgatacattttttcaaatGGAGCCATTCGGGATCACTGCTCAGAATGAAGATTTATATGGTTAACAATCACATAAAGTTGGGAGGTTAATTTAATATGTTAGCTAAACATATCGCCATAAGGTTTTTATTCATTAGACACTATCAAAGAACTAGATACATTTGTGACTCAAGACCAAATAACTTGAGCCCTTAAAAAGTTGctaattttatttaagtgttcATCGAATCAGTATACTGTACTAATGTATTGAATTTGTGTAGAAATTAGACAATTACCAGTCGTCGTCATCCGACGGTGAGTGCTCGGCTTCGGCGCCATCTATCGCTCTCCCATCGCACCATACCATGTCTGATTGGGTTGGGCAAACTACTAACAGTAAGCACAATTTTGTATTAACACTGTCATTGCGGTACGCGGCTACTTGTTGGGCATATTTATAAGAAATGAAAACGGTATtcttatcaaattattttacgcccgtattcgcaaacgatgcttgtttaagtgaagcagcaaatcgaacgcacagcgttaaatagagctctgtgattggttcatgtgtcaccctgtgcgtccacccACACGCATTGTGagaccaggcctggctcactccgcgcggtacatccgataattacctacagcgaagcgccccgccggcgggtattatatcagtcgagtgtcacgcgcgcgcccgtccaggacgctggcgtgcgttgtaatacctaattctatgatcgaagtattatttaaaaatggacataaagagaaagaaatattataattgtgcggcgttcgggtgtttaaattcgaaaagaaatctaccggatttatcttttttttcgcttcccaaagatgctgaaaggtatgttggccatgtaggtaatcaataattcttaggacagtataggaacctaacctaccatgactactgctcagaatgcgttcgttcgttttagccaaaaatgacgtccactgctggacaaaggcctttcccaaggttttccataatgaatgcgtacttacctacaaataagtagattatttatttttactagacactactagacagcaaccctaacagcgaaagaagagttcagaggcacgcgatagaaagagacaaaacttgtaggtgaataaaattgtaggtacgtagtgctgtgcgagctgaattccactgtatcgcgtcgtagcaagactcgcatttatttaaatcgtcttgcggagtaatccttctgtacctgtactattacttattctgtggtgagacctcatagtaatatttgtgaataccggCGTTAGCGTGCATGTCTTGTATTCCATGCTTTCTAGAGCAGACATTTTGCTTACAGTCATAAGAAATAAAAGCTGTAATTTTGCAACGTCAACTCGAGctaactttgacaaactaaCATTTACGCGTTTTATAGAATGTTGATTATTCTTTCATACACCATCTTATAGCTTTTCTAATTATGCCAAAACAAATGCTGCGTACTGCTAAaccccggtccgtgagcacgtagaattttgtccaatgacccctagctacccatccttatcgctcgcgcgtatttatattgctgtcgcgactgtgcgactggcacccgcagtgagtgtgcgagcgcgatagcaacatatggatagcttggggtcattggacaaaattctacgtgctcacggaccagactatagccaTAAGAAGTTTTGTCACAAATGTTTTCCATAGCTTGAGTATCAGTTGATTCATCCCACCTGGTTGGTTCGCTCATCAGAACATGTCTTGACAGGCGAAGAGAGCAGCTACTGCTCCCAGTCAGAAGGGGGCCATTCGGACGTGGAATTCCATTACACGGCGGATAGTTCTTGGGACCCATTCGCGCTACTGGACCCTACTAGTGATACAGGTAAGATGTGTTTAAATTACCTATGTATTAGGTAAGGAACGCACTATGCCGCAGTCAAAAATGTATAttgaaaattagttttaatgcGCACTATCATGCGGCTgtttcaatacatatttttaaccgGACGGCTGACCGCATTCCGGCTGGCCGCATAGTGCGTTCCAGGCCTTACCTATTAACAGATGTTTTGATATAATAAACTGGTAGAATTGAGTATTCAAGGTGAAGTATATTCAAAGCTGCATTGTGTTCGACACGTGTTTCTCTTTGTGGGTTAACCTCATATCTGGTCCTTgaatattaatgaaaaatacTGTAGAAATAAAGGTCAAAACATTTCCTTTGTACGCATGTACTCAAGACTTCACAATAAATATTTCGATTTTTATGCACAATGTGTGTTAATATCAAGTTCATAGCctctctaatttatcagaggcCTACAATTCCCACGCTGACTCGACGGGTTGGGGAGGATACTGAAAATGCATATTTTGTACCTCAGTTGCCTTTTTTATGACATCCGATGGTTCCATTGTAATCTGTCTGAACTTCATcttgataacaataaaattaaatatacttttataGTAAAATGCACGATGTGGGAGCGCGGCTCGACGCTTCGCGCGGAACTATCCGCCGTAGACATCAGTTGGTACGTGGTGGCGCGCGCCGAGCGGGCCATGGCGGCCGACGGCGGGCTGTGGGCCGGCCTAGCCATGGCTGCGGTGGTCGGACTCTTGACGCCCATCACCAGGCTTGTGCAGGTAACTAGGACAGTGAACGCTACTTAGTAAAGTATAGGTGGAAGCTATTCACACTAGACTTCAGCTGGTACGTGGTGGCGCGCGCCGAGCGGGCCATGGCGGCCGACGGCGGACTGTTTGCCGGCCTGGCCATGGCCGCGGTGGTCGGGCTCTTGACGCCCATCACTAGGCTTGTGCAGGTAACTAGGGCAGTACGGGACAATACCCAACTCTctttcccactgctgcaactcctgtatagccaggatctacagcttgaccgctaataaaatccaaccagtaaaggtcaagtttgtcccgtgaaaaatttaaactgtcattagacccgcaaataaattaatcagaagaacataggaagagttcgaagttaaggttcgacttcctttACTAAGGTAGTAGACACTACTTAATAAAGTACACGTTAGGAGTTAATCGCAGTAGATATCAGCTGGTACGTGGTGGATCGCGCCGAGCAGGCCTAAAAAATACTAAGTAAAAATTACCACTCaccattatttttgttttaggtgGCAATAGATCAAGACACGAGGACAGAGGAAGAACTACAGGCGGTGTCAATAATAACTTACATTCCTTCTCTTGTGATCAGCTATACTCAAGGCTCTTTGTTATGCATGCTAAGTGGAGCTTTTGGTGATAATATTTGGTAAGTCTAACTGatttaactaaattattattatttcagtttacaAAAGGAAAATACTTCTAAGCTAGACTAGTATTTCACCtgtgaataaaaaaactaaagtcCGCTCCTAAAACTGACCCAGTGTCTTCACTCGGGATTTTCAGTAGTGGCTTATAATTATTTCTCCTTATCTATATAAATATATTCGGGTCTGCAACTTGTGTAGTTTTTTGCGAAAGAGGTTTAACAACGTTTTTCATTCAATGTCTCTCGTACTTATGCTACTATTTATGTaagtttgtaatatttatgttacagGGAAATATCAACAAATATCCTGTCGTGTGTTCTTCGTTTCGCGATGAGTGCGCTAGTATTCTTTCTGCTAGCAGTTGCGGAGCGAGCGTTCAAACAGCGTTTTTTGTACGCCAAGCTTTTCACGCATCTGACGTCAGCGCGACGCGCGAGGAAGTCCGAACTACCGCACTTTAGACTCAACACTGTAAGGAATATCAAGACATGGCTCTCTACACGCTCTTATTTGCGGGTGAGTTTTTTTAGGTcttgtaaagcccggtccgtgagcacgtagaattttgtccaatgacccctagctacccatccttattgctcgcgcgcaattatgttgctatcgcgctcgcacactcactgcgggtgccagtcgcacagtcgcgacagcaatataattacgcgcgagtgacaaaattctacgtgctcacggagcAGACTATAGATTGTTCAgctaaatatttgttttcgtcAGAACATAACATTTTTGACATTCTTGCGCACTTTAAATCAACCATCACATTCTAAGACAGATTTTCTAAACACAAATATGAATCTACTCAACAACAGATTCTAGCCAGTAATTCCTTTAAGCcttggcgcagaccaccgatttttagttggccgatagttagtcccgttttatatttttatgaagaatcgCCGATATTAaattggtgtaatgtgcgcactttcatacttcTCCATATgtccggcaacgcacctgtaacgctcctgggtctgcgggtgtctatgggcgacggtaatcacttaccatcaggtgatccgtctgctcgtttgcctcctgttacataaaaaaaaaacatactgaTCAAaagcccgactcaactatcggccaactaaaagtcggtggtctgcgcctaggctaaatcaacatttattttCTTAAGACTAATATGAATCTACTTTCACCAATAGATTCTAGCcagtttcttttaaatatttaaattcaactAATCACAGATTTGATACTGTGTCTGAAAGAGGTAGAagaatttgtataaattaatattgaacTCTTTGCAGCGTCGCGGGCCGCAGCGTTCGGTCGACGTGATCGTGTCATCAGCCTTCATGCTGACGCTCATTCTTCTGGCGTGCGTCAGCGCACAGCTGCTTAGGGTATGTTGATACGTAGTGTAGATAGATACTTCAAAGTTATGCATGGCTTACATTTAGACATGGTTCTGGTTCTGAGGacttaagactaggcgcagaccatcgatttttagttggccgatagttgtgtccgattttaaattgtatgaagaatcggccaaatcaaatcggtgtaatgtgcgcacttccatacatgcccatactgatcaactgcccgactaaactatcggccgacgacaaatcgatggtctgcgcctaggcttagtgtgagtttatatcaaacgtcgtcactagcgagcgcgttatAAAATATACGAAGATTTTACATAGTttttgaaagtatccgctagaggcgctgtaaaacccgtcatacatttaatgtcacttttttacgcagtcgacatcgaatgcgtttgacgtaaactcacactacgcccctttgatattattttgaaCTGTATTCCCTTGTCTTAAGGtccaaaaataatgaaagatttatacccgttttcaccatcaatccctaatttttaagtgacccctatgcaaaaaaaaaaatctgttatttttcaccataagggtcacttaaaaattagggattgatggtgaaagcgGGCTTTAGACTTGTGTCGACTACTTACTAAAGCCGTTAAAACTGGTTTCCACAGGACTcaacctaatttttaagtgacccctatgcaaACAAAATTACTGTTATTTGTCACCAtagggggtcacttaaaaattagggattgatggtgaaagcgGGCATTAGACTCGTGTCGACTACTTACTAAAGCCGTTAAAACTGGTTTCCACAGGACTCAATAACCCTCGAGCGCGGCTGGTTACTCGAAGCAGTCGTCTGGTGCTGCTGCCTAGGCATATACCTGCTGCGTCTGCTGACCCTCGGCAGCGACGTGAACCGCAAGTACCGCGGCTGCCTGTCCTCCATCCTGACAGAGCAGATCAACCTTCACCTTGCAATGGAACAGCGGCCCGAGAGCAAGGAGCAGCTCACTGTGGCCAACAACGTGCTAAAACTTGCTGCGGATTTGCTAAAGGTATTTTTGAACCGCCTTCTTTTTATATAGAATGGgcctgtggcctaattcacgtaacaaaacttcaacgacatgcAAGCGATTTGATCGCTGGTGTCACTTTTCGTATTCACGTCCGTCCAATTTTGATTCGATTTGTATTCGATCCGTTACCTCCGCGGTAttcacatttacctattttgaagttTGGTTTTGGATGACCGTGGTTAAACGTCAAATGATAAATCGCTAAGTTGCGATCcttcgttctatcaaaatgacacgtgaatacggatttaggactgtttttcaataggaAGACTTTAAACGTCAACGACATTTTGACTATtacaaaatacgtgaattaggccactgtttTGCCAGCTCCTGATAGTTTCAAAGAACTCTGTTCAGTCTGACATATAAAGTTGTTTTATAAAGGTTTTTGGTGGCTCTTGACTTTATCTACGAGATATTTCTATCCGTTACCCGTAGGTAACCAAAAGATGTAGTTTAACTAACAGGTAAATTGTCACAATATGTAACGgtaatagcaggcctgttcatctccgcgagtttacatcgaaaacaaaacacgcacgatggcccacttacaggatactattcgacgaggcctcacatacgagcgaacattgactcacgcacgcgtattcttgtgtatgatggaagaaaataaagaaaatggtgtactaaatactgtgcagtatttaactgcctaaataataataaaaacacagaatgtacttttttaagttgcctcaagacactgagaggtaaataagtagttaatattattcatgataattcatgctaaatcatgtatttcctccaccattttccgcagtttggcacctcacgtcacatcattttaccgaagtcagccctatagcttcggtgcagtgccgatcactgacgtttgtcaacaaaatggtgcttgactcttgagacaggctaaattacaccatattgttaatgacattgagcatacatttttttaaataccttcccgaagtaaaacttctgtacgtagtacttattattattctgtggtaatagcTCTAATAAATCTAACGTTCTTTCCAGGAACTGGACGCGCCATTCAAGATATCCGGAATATGCGCCAATCACTACTTATACACGATCACCAAAGTAGTGATCCTCTCCGCCTTATCGGGGGTGCTCTCAGAGATGTTAGGTTTTAAATTGAAACttcataaaatcaaaatcaaataaaattgatCTGTCGTCACACTATCGAATGTAATACCTCCGGTTTATTGGAGAAGCTGTATTAGCACGTTTTAAAACAACCCCATCTTCTGTAGAAGCAAAATTTATTAGATGTAAGTTAAAAATTAGGGCAACTGTTGCGTtgagtttgtaaaaaaaaatcttttgttctAAATATCTTATAACATACATAGTTTTGAACGTCATCATTTCATACACGTGCCATTTATGCTAGGTTTATATGGCATTAGTTCGCCACGGACATAACAAAATCAAATGAAAATTGTCGTGTGAAAACCTAGTTTCACGCATAAGAACGTGAAAAGAGCGAACTGTATCGCCGTCTGAACGCGACTTATGTAATAGTAAAGCGTGTCGAATTCGAATGCTTTATTTCAAtggaattaaatattttttttactaggaAACTCGCTCAACGCAACAAGCCTAAAAACCTTCGTCCTTTTCAAATCTacttaattaagtcacaaaacaataatatacataatataaattatgatataaaataataattaatatgattCTATATGAATTATCATCATAAAGAATTATTAGGCAAATTAtattgaaaaaatatgtttaattcTCCAACAGTTTCAGCTCCATAATTAATCCATATTAAGTTCGGTATTGCGTCGGAGTTGCAATGtttcatttcaaaaataattaatataatttaaaaatcttaTTTGTAGTTGAAATAAGACATGAAGGTGAAGTAACaactacttacaaaaataaagactatttttattttagcattatattttttatatttagataaGTAGGTGTATTTATTAGGAATCGAATTTATAGTGTTATGATGATCTGATGTATTAGTTATGTACAACTGTAGATACAAATTTTATATCAAAGTGAGTTATTCTGACTTTCAAATCAATCTAAATTCTATCTtgaataggtacttaaaaatATACGAATACGACATAGTTTCAATAGTTTTTTGCACTATTTACTttatgtacataatattttagttaacATTTCTTTTCTACGAAAAAGGTCCCTTATACTGTATTTTTAGAGTATTAAGTAGATATTTCACTGACAATCAATACATTAACACTTAGTTCCTTATGTAGCTAAGGGACTTATTTCTTGAAAGGAACTACTAtttttctgatctcattttttcataagaaatcaaataaataaaatacctacttactctgGACATTCAacattaagcctaggcgcagaccaccgatttttcgtcggccgatagtttagtcgggcagttgatcagtatgggcatgtatggaagtgcgcacatgaCACCATTTTGACTTGACATTtgtcatacaaattagaatcgggcccatcTTTCGGcggactaaaaatcggtggtctgcgcctaggctaataaTATACGTATTGAATACTTTATGTACGTACTAGTAGTACGTACATAAAGTACTACGTACGGTACTACGTACTTTGTACTAATATCATAATAGTAATCGGAAATCAGAGCCACTTGctctttattataaaatatatacGTTTCTATATTTGTGCCAAATATGAACAAACGCAATATTCAttttgaaatgtaaaatcgaaaaataaataattttttatttggataaattataaaatattaacgaTATTTTAATTGATAGTAAATTCGTTCATGCCACGAAATTACTATTTGTGCaataaatgttattgtttatgtattttatacagTGTGGAATCAGTCTCgtgaaacaaacaatttttgaGCATCTTGAACgttatgtaataataatgtgAAGTGTCCATATTATGTACTTCAATGCATTGCCATTCGttgtttataatgtttgttacattgtgataataattatgttacataAATTATCCTGGTAGCCAGTATACCATCGGGTATAGAAAACACTTTATGTAGGATGTATTAGAAGTTAGGACTGTCGATATTTACCATAATAGATCCTTCACATAATGCCATAATTATCAGTTAGATTTTTTTACTGTTAATAGAAAATGTTCCTATTTTCTCATTTTTTCTTCTATGTATGCTtggttttgttaaatttaaagtgTACCTATAATGTAGAAAGGTGAATAAAGAGATTAATATGGTTTACACATTTACTAGTAATTCGTGGATTTTTTATAGGATGAGGAAGCGTCTTTAGCTAATATTGGTCAGTCAGGGACAAAATAAGTTTTAGGAATACCTACTTTACTTCGGTATGTTGTATTTTTGTCCCATGGTATAAATATCGCCACTACCTATTAATTATATTCAGATAAAAACTACTTTACCCATCTTTCATATCTCAACAAGCTTTTATGGTTTAGCTGGTGTTTATTATGGTGTATTAATTCAATTATTTCTCTTGCACATTTCACACTACTATTGGTGCTTAGATTAAGATGAAAAAAGACATCTTACTGTTACTGAATATGTGAACAGTTTGATAGAAAATGTGTACAGATAAAGCATGAaatgcaaaataaatgaaattggtAACATAATCAtctgttttgttttaaaatcatTATATTTCCCCTTAATATCTAAGATTCAAATTACAGTTTTAAAAATAGATACCTACTGATACAAAAGAATtctatacagtgtgtttgggatagggctagcgataatttaaggcgatgttattaagtcaattttatcgacaaaaatgcccccatatGTGGGCCTACCCCCCTCCTCTTGGAATGGGGGGgggggttataaataataatactgtaaagtttcatcaaaatccgttcagtactttttgcgtgaaagagtaacaaacatccatccagacatccaaactttcgcatttataagtttcgttagtaggaagtaggataattTAAAATACTAATTATTTATGTACGAATTTTATTTACGAAATTATTGCGATTTGAGGTTACTGAAAGCTTTCCTCTGAAAGTCAAATTGATCTAACGCCGTTGACTCCGGGATCGGGACCGCTGACTCCAGGACCGGGACCACTGGCTTGATGGCTGCGAAGCCGGCTTGACGGAGGGGGTGAAGAGTAGAGGAGGCCATGAAAAATCAAGGGCCGCTGGTGCAGCCCCCTCTTCCTCGAGAAACGCCCGTACCGCGCGGGATCGGCAGCGCGTCCTCGTCCCCCTCCTCCGAAGAATCTTCTTCGCttcctaataaaattaaaataacgaaATTAGCGATACTTAGATGGAAGGTGGCGAGCTGTTAGATTTGGTGAAAACTGTATGATTAACTTACCATAGAACAGGTGTTCCATGATTTCGTGGTCATGTAGCGGTCGGTGGAGTGAGCCTCGCCCGTGGCGTCGTCGGCCCACGAGGAGTGGTTGCGCCGCTTCCACCGCACTCCAAATATCTATTAAAGAAATTATAGATTTTATTACtacaatcaaataaaaaaaaaagtttggttGGTTAAAAAACTATAAGGTCACCTCCAAAAGACAGACGAGATTTAtgggacaaataaataaaacatcttaaattcttttgttttagaTATTACAACCATATTTTTAGAATGCTAGTTTTCGAGATTTTTTGATGTTATGTCGAGTGAACTCAGTGCTCAGTGCGGTCCGGAGGCATGGCATCGATTGTGCCAGACAGTGTATCCGTGTACAAGTacgtcacgtatgtaaataatgTGAAAATGACAGAGGGCCGATAAACAGGATGCTCttgaaaatattacatttagtttgttaggaaaagtaaaaacagaaactttttttttggttttaatGCTAGGGTCCAATTTTTCTAATATAattagtagagatgaaacggatagtggtttggccggataccggataccggatatccggcgagctgctaggccggatagccggatatccggcggccggatagttggcccattgtctcgttgtatgtcatgacgagtttagcgccgccaggtgcttcgaacgcgatcagtgggtctagtagacaagtcacacttttcgaaaatcgaatccgtatccgtccgaatagaatgtcagattttgccatttgtctagggggcagatcaattcgagcgatttcggttgccatcgtgagtgtgtggtTGAATAGGGaaaatttaaattagtttacttgctgcgtaatctgactgaactgcatcatgtcatcagaccatcagtgaaaaaaagatcgcctaatTTAATTGGctatatttcgacattaacagatatttatttatttagtacaagctttccgcccgcgtggaattttgtctgtcacagaataaCTTTATcgcgtgtccctgtttcaaaaaccgggataataaCTATCCTAtctcctttcccgggactcaaactatatctatgccaaatttcatcaaagtcggttcagtggtttaggtgtgaaagcaagacagacagacagacagaattactttcgcatttataatattaaaagtatagaagtatagattcgtcattagagtgaatagccctgaaaaagaaaagttttttgaaaggccttaatatggctttttttgtATCTTTTTGGACTTTAATTATAAGCCGTTATTATTATAAgcctttttattgatatttacctcaaagatgaatgtatttcattttattataagaaattatcgtagttttttaatatccggtatccggccggatagtgagttactatccggtatccggccggatagtaaatttaggccggatatccggcctaccggatagttaccggatatccgtttcatctctaataattAGATGCCCTATTAAAATTTCATCTGTCTTTTGGAGGTGACCTTATACTTACAACGCCGGTGACAGGGCCTGGTATTCGTCGAGCTCGGGTGAGGGTGTGGGGTCCGCGTTAAATACACATTGTTGCCGATGGCAAGATTCTTTGTTTTTTAGGAGCGTGGAGAGAACTGTTAAATTTACGAGTATTTCATgactaaagtctgttcgccgagagttgataaa
This window of the Ostrinia nubilalis chromosome 9, ilOstNubi1.1, whole genome shotgun sequence genome carries:
- the LOC135074591 gene encoding uncharacterized protein LOC135074591, producing the protein MSATVFLHFLLHHKGATKIFGVRWKRRNHSSWADDATGEAHSTDRYMTTKSWNTCSMEAKKILRRRGTRTRCRSRAVRAFLEEEGAAPAALDFSWPPLLFTPSVKPASQPSSQWSRSWSQRSRSRSQRR